One Pseudomonadota bacterium DNA window includes the following coding sequences:
- a CDS encoding response regulator, with the protein MDEKAGLKKILIVDDEASVRRTMERIIKLIKRDCAHAASGEEARKILKEESFDLILCDIRLPGESGMDLITYVISEYPEIAVIVVSGVDDPEVAEKALELGAYGYIVKPFKPSEVIINVSSALKRQKLEMEKQIYREKLEELVAARTAKLQDTLEGVIQVIAHTVESKDPYTAGHQRRVAELACAIAQEMGFTAERVKGILMGGMIHDLGKISVPSEILTKPGKLNDIEFAIIKTHPQVGYDILKGIDFEWPIKTMVLQHHERMDGSGYPNGLKADEIMPESRILVVADVVEAMASHRPYRPGLGIDIALEEIRKNKGILYEADIVETCDKIFTKKNFSFKYT; encoded by the coding sequence GGATGATGAGGCATCCGTTCGTCGCACTATGGAGCGAATCATAAAATTGATTAAACGGGACTGTGCACATGCAGCCAGTGGGGAAGAAGCCCGCAAAATATTGAAGGAGGAGAGTTTTGATCTCATCCTATGTGATATCCGTTTGCCAGGAGAGTCGGGAATGGATCTTATCACATATGTTATCTCCGAGTATCCTGAAATCGCTGTTATTGTGGTGAGTGGAGTGGATGATCCGGAAGTTGCTGAAAAGGCCCTGGAGTTAGGCGCCTATGGTTATATTGTCAAACCTTTCAAGCCAAGCGAAGTGATAATAAATGTTTCCAGTGCTCTTAAAAGGCAAAAGCTGGAAATGGAAAAACAAATCTACAGGGAAAAACTGGAGGAACTTGTGGCTGCTCGTACTGCAAAACTTCAGGATACTCTTGAAGGAGTAATTCAGGTTATTGCACATACAGTAGAATCAAAAGACCCTTATACGGCAGGCCATCAACGCAGAGTAGCCGAACTTGCATGTGCTATTGCTCAAGAGATGGGTTTCACTGCGGAGCGGGTGAAAGGAATTCTTATGGGCGGAATGATTCACGATCTTGGTAAAATTTCCGTGCCATCTGAAATTCTTACTAAACCAGGTAAGCTCAATGATATTGAATTTGCTATAATCAAAACCCATCCCCAGGTGGGCTATGATATTCTAAAGGGAATCGATTTCGAATGGCCGATTAAAACGATGGTATTACAACACCATGAAAGAATGGATGGCTCCGGGTATCCTAATGGTCTGAAAGCAGATGAAATTATGCCTGAGTCGCGTATCCTGGTAGTAGCCGATGTTGTTGAGGCTATGGCCTCGCACCGGCCTTATCGCCCCGGACTTGGTATAGATATAGCTTTGGAAGAGATTAGAAAAAACAAAGGTATTTTATATGAAGCGGATATTGTAGAAACCTGTGATAAAATATTTACAAAAAAGAATTTTAGCTTCAAATATACTTAA
- a CDS encoding FAD-dependent oxidoreductase yields the protein MSQSVLGSVLVVGGGIAGMQSALDLANSGYYVYLLEKSPSIGGVMSQLDKTFPTNDCAMUIISPVLVEVGRHLNIELITYADLESVDGKPGNFKVKVKKRARSISRDLCTGCGACVENCPVTQQVITA from the coding sequence ATGTCTCAAAGCGTACTTGGTTCCGTACTGGTTGTTGGTGGCGGTATTGCAGGGATGCAGTCAGCGCTGGATTTGGCCAATTCCGGTTATTATGTATATCTTCTTGAAAAATCCCCGTCTATTGGTGGAGTTATGTCTCAACTGGATAAGACATTTCCGACCAATGACTGCGCTATGTGAATTATCTCACCTGTACTGGTCGAGGTCGGCCGGCACCTTAATATCGAATTAATTACATATGCAGATCTGGAATCTGTTGATGGAAAACCGGGCAATTTTAAAGTAAAAGTCAAAAAACGCGCACGCAGCATTAGTAGGGATTTGTGTACTGGCTGTGGTGCATGTGTTGAAAACTGTCCCGTTACACAGCAAGTCATCACTGCGTAG
- the nuoE gene encoding NADH-quinone oxidoreductase subunit NuoE: protein MEMNPSINEESCDIDYRDLDRIIGEDYNTDKENLIMILQGIQKVYNYLPTAAISYLAVKIGIPLSHIYGVATFYSTFSLKPRGRNIISICLGTACHVRGGERIREGLTSTLNITDGQTTEDKRFTLESVRCIGCCSLGPVIKINEDMHGRITPDEVKPILSRYE from the coding sequence ATGGAAATGAATCCGTCTATAAATGAAGAATCATGTGATATTGATTACAGAGATCTAGATAGAATTATTGGAGAGGATTATAATACTGATAAAGAAAACCTGATTATGATACTTCAGGGCATTCAAAAAGTTTATAATTATCTTCCTACTGCAGCTATATCCTATCTTGCAGTAAAAATTGGAATCCCATTAAGTCATATCTATGGGGTTGCAACTTTTTACAGCACGTTCAGCCTCAAACCAAGAGGTCGTAATATTATTTCTATATGTCTGGGGACAGCCTGTCATGTCAGAGGTGGTGAACGAATCAGAGAGGGCCTTACCAGCACGTTAAATATTACTGATGGTCAAACTACTGAGGATAAGCGATTTACATTAGAGTCCGTGCGATGTATCGGATGTTGTAGTCTGGGGCCGGTCATTAAAATTAATGAAGACATGCATGGCCGTATTACACCGGACGAAGTCAAACCGATACTAAGCCGCTATGAATAA
- a CDS encoding 4Fe-4S binding protein, translated as MKIMSIKDLDKIRQKYLNGLYSPEGIKVNIGMASCGIAAGAQTSYDKASQEFSGNPGVTISQTGCIGFCEMEPLVEIISKDKPRIMYHHMTEDKIIEAISGYMKGEYNSKWILGQVRDPRSLLEDDMQNPQAGIEPLEDIPFLEDIPFYSQQTKIAIRNCGYIDPDSIEEYIAKRGYYAFINALTQSKPADIIKTVKESGLRGRGGGGFPTGIKWETCAKHHGDRHIICNADEGDPGAYMDRSILEGDPHSVLEGMLIAALAIGSRSGFFYVRNEYPLAVSRLITAIKQAEAIGLLGDNIAGTGFCFNLKISRGAGAFVCGESTALMSSLEGLVGRPRAKYVHTVEKGFRESPSNLNNVETYANVPPIVLKGAPWFAGMGTEHSKGTKVFSLVGKIKNTGLVEVPMGINLKDIVFSIGGGVPKKKIFKAVQTGGPSGGCIPENLIDLPVDYQKLAEVGSIMGSGGMIVMDQDTCMVDVARYFLDFLKEESCGQCNPCREGIKQMLDILTDICQGNGKDGDLELLEELGDMIQKFSLCGLGTSAPNPVLTTILYFRDEYEAHIKHKKCPAGVCKPLFHYEIDAEACTGCRSCAKKCPQDAITGEKKQPHTLDQAKCIKCGICYDACKFDAIVIR; from the coding sequence ATGAAAATCATGTCTATAAAAGACTTAGATAAAATACGCCAGAAATACTTAAACGGGCTTTATTCTCCTGAAGGTATAAAGGTGAATATAGGAATGGCATCCTGCGGAATCGCAGCAGGTGCTCAGACTTCCTATGACAAAGCATCTCAGGAATTTTCCGGAAATCCCGGTGTAACTATTTCTCAAACCGGATGTATCGGTTTTTGTGAAATGGAGCCGTTGGTTGAAATTATAAGTAAAGATAAACCAAGAATTATGTACCATCATATGACGGAAGATAAGATCATTGAAGCTATCTCCGGATATATGAAAGGCGAATATAATAGTAAATGGATACTGGGTCAGGTTAGAGATCCACGGAGCCTTCTGGAAGATGATATGCAAAATCCGCAGGCCGGCATTGAGCCTTTGGAAGACATTCCCTTCCTGGAAGATATTCCTTTTTACAGCCAGCAAACTAAGATCGCTATCCGTAACTGCGGTTATATTGATCCTGATTCAATCGAAGAATACATCGCAAAAAGAGGCTATTATGCCTTTATTAATGCCCTGACTCAGTCAAAGCCTGCCGATATTATCAAAACCGTAAAAGAATCGGGGCTTAGAGGAAGAGGTGGAGGAGGTTTTCCTACCGGAATTAAATGGGAAACCTGTGCCAAACATCATGGAGACAGACATATCATTTGTAACGCAGACGAAGGAGATCCGGGTGCTTATATGGACAGAAGTATTCTGGAAGGTGACCCCCATAGCGTTTTGGAAGGTATGTTGATCGCTGCTCTGGCCATAGGTTCAAGGAGCGGATTTTTTTATGTTCGAAATGAATATCCACTTGCCGTAAGCCGCCTGATTACTGCTATTAAACAGGCGGAAGCCATTGGACTTCTTGGTGATAACATAGCCGGTACCGGTTTTTGTTTTAATCTGAAAATATCCAGAGGAGCGGGGGCTTTCGTTTGTGGAGAATCTACCGCTTTGATGTCTTCACTGGAAGGACTGGTGGGGCGTCCACGCGCAAAATATGTGCATACGGTTGAAAAAGGGTTCAGAGAAAGTCCCTCCAATCTGAATAATGTTGAGACTTATGCTAATGTGCCTCCGATAGTATTGAAGGGAGCACCTTGGTTTGCAGGTATGGGAACTGAGCACAGCAAGGGAACCAAGGTTTTTAGTTTGGTTGGCAAAATCAAAAATACCGGACTTGTTGAAGTCCCTATGGGAATCAATCTTAAAGATATCGTTTTCAGCATTGGCGGAGGAGTACCTAAGAAGAAAATATTCAAGGCCGTTCAAACTGGTGGGCCGTCCGGTGGTTGTATTCCTGAAAATCTTATTGATTTGCCAGTGGACTATCAGAAACTGGCTGAAGTTGGATCCATCATGGGATCAGGTGGAATGATCGTTATGGATCAGGATACATGCATGGTGGATGTAGCTCGATATTTTCTTGATTTTCTTAAAGAAGAATCCTGTGGCCAATGCAATCCGTGCCGGGAAGGCATCAAACAGATGCTGGATATCCTGACAGATATCTGCCAGGGAAACGGCAAGGACGGCGATCTCGAGTTGCTTGAAGAGCTGGGTGATATGATACAGAAATTTTCTCTTTGCGGGCTTGGAACTTCAGCACCCAACCCGGTTCTTACAACTATTTTATATTTTCGTGATGAATACGAAGCACATATAAAGCATAAAAAATGCCCTGCCGGTGTATGTAAGCCGCTTTTCCATTATGAAATTGATGCAGAAGCCTGTACCGGTTGCCGTTCCTGTGCTAAAAAATGTCCACAGGATGCAATTACCGGTGAGAAAAAGCAGCCTCATACACTTGACCAGGCCAAGTGCATTAAATGCGGAATTTGCTATGATGCCTGCAAATTTGATGCAATTGTGATTCGTTAA
- a CDS encoding FAD-dependent oxidoreductase codes for MITFKLNGKTVQGEEGQYILQVAQKYGVEIPTLCHHKALEPAGMCRICTVEVFDGRRSRFVTSCNYPIWEGMEVNTDSEAVHKGRKLIVELLMARCPDVPILKKLGEQYGVSETRFKKEEDTCILCGLCTRICAKMGNNAISLTGRGVDMKVDTPFHIQTEACLSCGACASVCPTGHITLEKIRQNVSVNNFKPIPSEYDMGLKGRKPVYVPYAQAVPNTPAIDRSVCMHFKTGGCQVCTEFCGVNAIDHTMEDEVVELDVGAIILTPGFTPFDPSKFDSYGYAKHPNVITSMEMERILSASGPTGGHLVRLSDHKEPKKIAWFQCVGSRDMNKCDHSYCSSVCCMYAIKEAVIAKEHSGSDLDCAIFYMDMRTHGKEFERFYNNAKDKHGVRFIRSRVHTIDPVPGTDDLSIRYISENGETIVETFDQIVLSVGLEISEETKELANKLGLDLTKGNFCNTTSFEPVSTSKKGIYVCGAFQGPKDIPQSVIDASAAAAVAGADLSTARNTLTKIKEIVPEINVTGERPRIGVFVCRCGINIAGVVNVPSVAEYAATLPFVEFATDNLYSCSQDTQDNLVSIIKQKNLNRIVVAACTPKTHEPLFQETLINAGLNKYLFEMANIRNHDSWVHKTSPEKATQKAKDLVRSAVAKVALTQPLKESDLQIKPTAMVIGGGISGMAAAQNLAQQGYETHLIEKSGQLGGQARNLYQTAKGEKIQEILPKLIKEIENNKKISVHLNADLTKVDGFVGSFKSTVKSNNKEELIEHGVAVIATGAHPLEPTEYEYGKDPRILTSLELDSKLINNDPMLNGMKSAVFIQCVGSREPDRPYCSRVCCTHSVDNALELKRRNPDMNIYVLYRDVRTYGEREYLYKEAREKGIIFVRFSVDDKPKVFIDKGKMVVQITDHILGRPLELETELVTLATAIIPNRDEKIANFFKVPMNADGFFVERHAKLGPSEFATDGVFLCGMAHYPKPIDECIVQGKAAASRAVTLLAREIIQTSGTIAEVMPMSCSSCGVCVSICPYSAPSFIEETARFFPGKAQINPVLCKGCGLCVASCRSGAIRLKGFDNDQIFAQIFALNQAV; via the coding sequence ATGATAACATTTAAACTTAATGGTAAAACTGTTCAGGGAGAAGAAGGACAATATATTCTTCAGGTTGCCCAGAAATATGGAGTGGAAATCCCAACCCTTTGCCATCACAAGGCCCTTGAACCGGCAGGCATGTGCCGGATTTGCACAGTAGAAGTTTTTGATGGCCGCAGAAGCAGGTTTGTTACTTCCTGTAATTATCCTATATGGGAAGGGATGGAGGTTAACACTGATTCTGAAGCCGTACATAAGGGACGAAAGCTTATAGTTGAACTTCTTATGGCACGTTGCCCGGATGTTCCTATATTGAAAAAATTGGGTGAACAATACGGTGTATCTGAAACAAGATTTAAAAAAGAAGAAGATACTTGTATACTTTGCGGTCTATGTACACGAATTTGCGCCAAAATGGGAAACAATGCTATAAGCCTGACCGGCCGTGGTGTGGATATGAAGGTGGATACTCCATTCCATATTCAGACTGAAGCCTGTTTATCCTGCGGAGCTTGTGCTTCTGTTTGTCCTACAGGTCATATTACTCTGGAGAAAATTCGGCAAAATGTTAGTGTCAATAATTTTAAGCCTATTCCTTCAGAATACGATATGGGACTTAAAGGGCGAAAGCCTGTTTATGTTCCATATGCTCAGGCAGTTCCAAATACACCTGCTATTGACCGCAGTGTGTGTATGCATTTTAAAACCGGTGGCTGCCAGGTGTGTACGGAATTTTGCGGTGTAAATGCCATAGATCACACTATGGAGGATGAAGTTGTTGAACTGGATGTAGGAGCGATTATTCTGACACCCGGTTTTACACCGTTTGATCCCTCAAAATTCGATTCCTATGGCTATGCCAAACATCCGAATGTTATAACTTCTATGGAAATGGAGCGGATACTTTCCGCATCAGGTCCTACCGGTGGCCATTTAGTAAGGCTTTCAGACCACAAAGAACCTAAGAAAATAGCTTGGTTTCAGTGCGTGGGTTCTCGTGATATGAATAAATGCGATCATTCCTATTGCTCATCGGTGTGTTGCATGTATGCAATAAAGGAAGCTGTGATTGCAAAAGAACATTCCGGAAGTGATCTGGATTGCGCAATTTTTTATATGGATATGCGTACGCATGGCAAGGAATTTGAGCGTTTTTACAATAACGCGAAAGATAAGCACGGAGTCCGCTTTATCCGAAGCAGAGTTCATACAATTGATCCGGTTCCCGGAACAGATGATTTAAGTATTCGATACATTTCGGAAAACGGAGAGACAATTGTAGAGACTTTCGATCAGATAGTATTATCTGTAGGCCTTGAAATTTCAGAAGAAACAAAGGAGTTGGCAAACAAGCTGGGCCTTGATCTGACCAAAGGCAATTTCTGCAATACGACTTCTTTTGAGCCGGTAAGCACATCAAAAAAAGGTATTTATGTGTGCGGAGCATTTCAGGGTCCGAAAGATATTCCACAGTCGGTTATTGATGCCAGTGCTGCTGCGGCAGTGGCAGGAGCGGATCTGAGTACGGCAAGAAATACTCTTACCAAAATAAAAGAGATTGTGCCTGAAATAAACGTAACCGGTGAGAGACCCCGTATCGGAGTATTTGTATGCAGATGCGGAATAAATATTGCTGGTGTTGTTAATGTGCCGTCTGTTGCGGAATATGCGGCAACTCTTCCTTTTGTGGAATTTGCAACCGATAACCTGTATTCATGCTCGCAGGATACGCAGGACAATCTGGTAAGTATAATTAAGCAAAAAAATCTCAATAGAATTGTTGTTGCAGCCTGTACCCCTAAAACTCATGAACCCTTGTTTCAGGAAACTCTGATCAATGCAGGCTTAAACAAGTATCTGTTTGAGATGGCTAATATACGGAACCATGATTCCTGGGTTCACAAAACATCTCCTGAAAAAGCAACGCAAAAGGCTAAAGATCTTGTACGTTCAGCTGTTGCAAAAGTTGCTCTTACACAACCGCTCAAAGAATCGGATCTTCAAATCAAACCTACCGCAATGGTTATAGGTGGTGGTATTTCCGGTATGGCTGCGGCACAAAATCTGGCTCAGCAGGGTTATGAAACACACCTGATTGAAAAAAGCGGTCAACTTGGGGGCCAGGCCAGAAACCTTTATCAGACAGCCAAGGGCGAAAAGATTCAGGAAATACTTCCCAAGCTTATTAAGGAAATAGAAAATAACAAAAAGATCAGCGTTCATCTGAATGCCGATTTGACAAAGGTTGATGGATTTGTCGGGAGTTTTAAAAGTACTGTTAAGTCCAATAATAAAGAAGAATTAATTGAACACGGTGTTGCTGTAATTGCAACAGGTGCTCATCCATTAGAACCGACTGAATATGAATACGGTAAAGATCCACGTATATTAACCAGTCTGGAATTAGATAGTAAGTTAATCAATAACGACCCGATGCTTAACGGGATGAAATCAGCAGTTTTTATTCAGTGCGTAGGGTCAAGAGAACCGGATCGTCCCTATTGCTCCAGAGTTTGCTGTACGCATTCAGTTGATAATGCCCTGGAGTTGAAGCGAAGAAATCCGGATATGAATATATATGTGCTTTATAGAGATGTCAGGACTTACGGAGAGCGTGAATATCTTTATAAAGAAGCGCGTGAAAAAGGAATTATTTTTGTTCGTTTTTCCGTTGATGACAAGCCAAAGGTGTTTATTGATAAAGGGAAAATGGTTGTTCAGATTACGGATCACATTCTTGGGCGTCCGCTTGAACTGGAAACCGAGCTTGTTACACTTGCAACTGCAATTATTCCGAACCGTGATGAAAAAATTGCCAATTTTTTTAAAGTTCCGATGAATGCCGATGGTTTTTTTGTAGAGCGTCACGCAAAACTGGGGCCTTCCGAGTTTGCAACCGATGGTGTGTTTTTATGCGGAATGGCTCATTATCCTAAACCAATTGATGAGTGCATTGTTCAGGGAAAAGCTGCGGCATCACGAGCAGTGACTCTGCTTGCACGAGAGATTATTCAGACAAGCGGCACTATAGCAGAAGTTATGCCCATGTCATGCAGCAGTTGCGGGGTTTGTGTTTCAATTTGCCCATATTCGGCTCCCTCTTTTATTGAGGAAACAGCCAGATTCTTCCCGGGTAAAGCACAAATCAATCCTGTTCTTTGTAAAGGATGCGGATTATGTGTAGCATCGTGCCGTTCAGGTGCTATCCGGTTGAAAGGGTTTGATAATGATCAGATATTTGCGCAGATATTTGCGTTAAATCAAGCCGTTTAA
- a CDS encoding hydrogenase iron-sulfur subunit produces the protein MSEFEPKIISFLCNWCSYGAADLAGVGRMEYPPNIRVIRIPCTGRMSPKFFLSALRQGADGVWVSGUHPGECHYLEGNYYARRKFGLFKNLMEHMGVEPGRLNFSWVSSAESTKFVDVVKDVTETVKAIGPNNNFKKTAKVA, from the coding sequence ATGTCTGAGTTTGAACCCAAAATAATCAGTTTTTTATGTAACTGGTGCAGTTATGGAGCTGCAGATCTGGCCGGGGTAGGCCGGATGGAGTATCCTCCCAATATCAGGGTCATAAGGATACCATGTACCGGTCGTATGAGTCCAAAGTTCTTCCTCTCAGCCTTAAGACAGGGGGCTGATGGGGTCTGGGTGTCCGGGTGACATCCCGGCGAATGCCATTACCTGGAAGGTAATTATTACGCACGGAGAAAATTTGGTCTCTTTAAAAACCTTATGGAACATATGGGTGTTGAGCCAGGAAGGTTGAATTTTTCCTGGGTTTCCTCTGCCGAGTCAACAAAGTTTGTTGATGTGGTAAAGGATGTTACGGAGACAGTAAAGGCCATTGGGCCTAATAATAATTTTAAGAAAACAGCTAAGGTAGCTTAA